One genomic region from Nitrospira sp. CR1.1 encodes:
- a CDS encoding response regulator: protein MARARIVIADDHSLVLEAYRQLLEPDYEVVGTASNGQELLDIAPALHPDIVMLDISMPTMNGLEVTKLLRAAVPQARIIFVTMMSEPFYISQAFQMGASAYVLKQSASTELLSALKAALRNQRYISPQLSLEVQDAIETPWVKPEGFSSKLTPRQQEVLQLLTKGMSTREIATTMRVSTKAVEFHKGNITRRLGIRTTAELTRFALSQGLTTLNDQHP, encoded by the coding sequence GTGGCTAGAGCGCGCATTGTCATCGCCGATGACCATAGTTTAGTGTTGGAAGCCTATCGGCAATTGCTGGAGCCGGACTATGAGGTGGTCGGCACGGCCTCGAATGGGCAGGAACTCCTGGACATCGCCCCCGCCTTACATCCGGATATCGTCATGCTCGACATTTCCATGCCGACCATGAACGGCTTGGAAGTCACGAAGCTGCTGCGAGCCGCAGTTCCTCAGGCCAGGATTATATTTGTGACGATGATGAGCGAACCCTTTTATATTTCGCAGGCCTTTCAGATGGGCGCTTCGGCCTATGTCCTGAAACAGTCTGCCTCTACGGAATTGTTGTCTGCCCTGAAGGCCGCACTCAGGAATCAGCGGTACATTTCACCGCAACTGTCCCTCGAGGTGCAGGATGCCATCGAAACGCCCTGGGTCAAACCGGAAGGGTTTTCCTCCAAATTGACCCCTCGTCAGCAAGAGGTGCTGCAGCTGCTGACAAAAGGCATGTCCACGAGAGAAATTGCCACGACCATGCGCGTCTCCACGAAGGCCGTTGAATTCCACAAGGGCAATATCACGCGCCGCCTCGGCATCCGCACCACCGCGGAGCTGACGCGCTTTGCCCTCTCGCAAGGCCTTACGACACTGAACGACCAACACCCCTGA